From a single Halovulum dunhuangense genomic region:
- the nusB gene encoding transcription antitermination factor NusB: MAGKSESERAAARQARSAARLYAVQALFQMEASDASLDEVQQEFETHRFGAEIEGETWAEGDVDLFRQILREAVSRQARIDKLTDAALVEKWPIARIDPTIRALFRAAGAEMLATDTPPKVAINEYVDIAKAFFPGGKESRFVNAVLDHMAREIKPDAFA; the protein is encoded by the coding sequence ATGGCTGGCAAGAGCGAGAGCGAACGCGCAGCCGCCCGGCAGGCGCGATCGGCGGCCCGGCTTTATGCCGTGCAGGCCCTGTTCCAGATGGAAGCCTCGGATGCCTCGCTGGACGAGGTGCAGCAGGAATTCGAAACCCATCGCTTCGGCGCCGAGATCGAGGGCGAGACCTGGGCCGAGGGCGACGTGGACCTGTTCCGCCAGATCCTGCGCGAGGCGGTCAGCCGACAGGCACGCATCGACAAGCTGACCGACGCGGCGCTGGTCGAGAAATGGCCGATCGCGCGGATCGACCCGACCATCCGCGCGCTGTTCCGCGCGGCGGGTGCCGAGATGCTGGCGACAGACACGCCGCCCAAGGTGGCGATCAACGAATATGTCGACATCGCCAAGGCCTTCTTCCCGGGCGGCAAGGAAAGCCGTTTCGTGAACGCGGTCCTCGACCACATGGCGCGGGAGATAAAGCCGGATGCCTTTGCCTGA
- a CDS encoding polysaccharide biosynthesis/export family protein has translation MNRIVAKALRGAALVALSGAVAACALPRPGPNAEEIVAASKRAGGDLNVVLVNAEIARRARVEQELGFSTELRTMPALRSDIINPGDRLSITVWENVENGLLVGTGQKLANLSDVQVDQKGIIFVPYAGELRASGKTPGELRDDITEALGSQTPDPQVEVRRAAGDGASVNLIGGIGGQGVYPILPSTGTLAAMLAQAGGVTIDPEIAIITLRRNGRSGRIYLQDLYDDPSLDIALRPDDTIIVEEDRRAFTALGATGAQARVPFPRGDINVIEALAEVGGLNASLSDPTGIFIFRREAADVARTVTGDANAVDGEPFAYVIDLTNPGGIFVAKDFQIRDDDTIYITEAPFVAWSRVLEATAQSLNFATTLTRLAENATN, from the coding sequence GTGAACCGGATTGTAGCGAAGGCCCTGCGCGGCGCCGCGCTGGTGGCCCTTTCGGGCGCCGTTGCGGCCTGTGCCCTGCCGCGCCCTGGACCGAATGCCGAAGAGATCGTCGCCGCGTCCAAACGTGCCGGCGGGGATCTGAACGTCGTTCTGGTCAACGCCGAGATCGCGCGGCGCGCGCGGGTCGAACAGGAACTCGGCTTCTCGACCGAGCTGCGCACCATGCCCGCGCTTCGCTCGGACATCATCAACCCCGGCGACCGGCTGTCGATCACCGTGTGGGAGAATGTCGAGAACGGCCTGCTGGTCGGAACCGGGCAGAAGCTGGCCAACCTGTCGGATGTGCAGGTCGATCAGAAGGGCATCATCTTCGTCCCCTATGCCGGCGAGTTGCGCGCCTCGGGCAAGACGCCGGGCGAGTTGCGCGACGACATCACCGAGGCGCTGGGCAGCCAGACCCCCGATCCGCAGGTGGAAGTGCGCCGCGCCGCGGGGGACGGTGCCAGCGTGAACCTGATCGGCGGGATCGGCGGGCAGGGCGTCTATCCGATCCTGCCCTCGACGGGAACACTCGCCGCGATGCTGGCGCAGGCCGGTGGCGTGACCATAGATCCCGAAATCGCCATCATCACCCTGCGCCGCAACGGGCGGTCGGGCCGGATCTATCTGCAGGATCTCTACGACGATCCCTCGCTCGACATCGCGCTCAGGCCGGACGACACCATCATCGTCGAGGAGGATCGCCGCGCCTTCACCGCGCTGGGCGCGACCGGCGCGCAGGCCCGGGTGCCGTTCCCGCGCGGCGACATCAACGTGATCGAGGCGCTGGCCGAGGTCGGCGGCCTGAACGCCAGCCTGTCGGATCCGACCGGCATCTTCATCTTCCGCCGCGAGGCCGCGGACGTGGCCCGGACCGTGACCGGAGACGCGAACGCGGTCGACGGAGAGCCCTTTGCCTATGTGATCGACCTGACGAACCCCGGGGGCATCTTCGTTGCGAAGGATTTCCAGATCCGGGATGATGACACCATCTACATCACCGAGGCACCTTTCGTGGCATGGAGCAGGGTTCTGGAAGCGACCGCGCAATCGCTGAATTTCGCGACCACGCTGACCCGGCTGGCCGAGAACGCCACGAACTGA
- a CDS encoding AAA family ATPase: MDLDEFRAAAERMRAEIGKAVHGQDDAVDLALIALLSRGHCLLEGPPGTAKTLLAQALAAALDLEFGRIQFTPDLMPGDVLGVNLFDFGTSSFRLTRGPVFTDILLADEINRAPPKTQAALLQVMNERIATIDGTDHRLGDSFFVIATQNPIEQQGTYPLPEAQLDRFLFKVVIEFPDEAAEMEILRRHAAQPLSHAARTAEIRPVMGPEALAAGRRLIDGIRLDDTILGYILQLVRATRDDPEIRHGASTRAADALAGAVRALAALEGRDYAIPDDVQRLAIPALRHRIVLGPGAEIEGRTEADVMENILNRIEAPR, from the coding sequence ATGGATCTCGATGAATTCCGCGCAGCGGCGGAACGGATGCGGGCCGAGATCGGCAAGGCCGTGCACGGACAGGACGACGCCGTCGACCTGGCGCTGATCGCGCTGCTGTCGCGGGGCCACTGCCTGCTCGAAGGGCCGCCGGGAACCGCCAAGACGCTTCTGGCGCAGGCGCTTGCAGCGGCGCTGGACCTGGAATTCGGGCGCATCCAGTTCACCCCGGACCTGATGCCGGGCGACGTGCTGGGGGTGAACCTGTTCGACTTCGGCACCTCGTCGTTCCGACTGACCCGCGGACCCGTCTTTACCGACATCCTGCTGGCCGACGAGATCAACCGCGCGCCGCCCAAGACGCAGGCGGCGCTTCTGCAGGTGATGAACGAGCGGATCGCCACCATCGACGGCACCGACCACCGGCTGGGCGACAGCTTTTTCGTGATCGCGACGCAGAACCCGATCGAGCAGCAGGGCACCTATCCGCTGCCCGAGGCGCAGCTCGACCGTTTCCTGTTCAAGGTGGTGATCGAGTTCCCCGACGAGGCGGCGGAAATGGAGATCCTGCGCCGCCATGCGGCACAGCCCCTCTCGCATGCCGCCCGCACCGCCGAGATCCGCCCGGTCATGGGCCCCGAGGCGCTGGCCGCGGGCCGCCGGCTGATCGACGGCATCCGGCTCGACGACACCATCCTGGGCTACATCCTGCAACTGGTACGGGCCACGCGCGACGATCCGGAAATCCGGCACGGCGCCTCGACCCGCGCGGCCGATGCGCTGGCGGGCGCGGTGCGGGCGCTGGCCGCGCTGGAGGGGCGGGACTACGCGATCCCGGACGATGTCCAGCGACTGGCGATCCCGGCGCTGCGGCACCGGATCGTTCTCGGCCCCGGCGCCGAGATCGAGGGCCGGACGGAAGCGGACGTGATGGAGAACATCCTCAACCGGATCGAGGCGCCCCGCTGA
- the ribB gene encoding 3,4-dihydroxy-2-butanone-4-phosphate synthase encodes MSSTETYADAISSIEDIIEDARNGRMFILVDHEDRENEGDLVIPAQMATPSAINFMATHGRGLICLSLTSKRLDALGLPLMASSNSSRHETAFTVSIEAREGVTTGISAHDRARTISVAIDPTSGPQDIATPGHVFPLRARDGGVLVRAGHTEAAVDIARLAGLNPSGVICEIMKDDGTMARLPDLIAFAQTHGLKIGTISDLIAYRRRHDNLVRETAVRHVTSEYGGEWMLRIFTDETGGAEHVVLTKGDLSTPEPVLVRMHAANPLEDSLGLKPNRSHQLQDAMVTIAEAGRGVVVLLRDMSMKLAFDGEASPQTLRQYGLGAQILGALGVHEMVLLTNSPKPNVVGLEGYGLSIAGTRPIERKS; translated from the coding sequence ATGAGCAGCACAGAGACCTATGCGGACGCGATCTCCAGCATAGAGGACATCATCGAGGACGCGCGCAACGGGCGCATGTTCATCCTGGTGGACCACGAGGACCGCGAGAACGAGGGCGACCTGGTGATCCCGGCCCAGATGGCGACGCCCAGCGCGATCAACTTCATGGCGACCCATGGCCGCGGGCTTATCTGCCTGTCGCTGACCAGCAAACGCCTCGATGCCCTGGGGCTGCCCCTGATGGCGTCGTCGAACTCGTCGCGGCACGAGACCGCCTTTACCGTCTCGATCGAGGCGCGCGAAGGCGTGACGACCGGCATTTCCGCCCATGACCGTGCGCGCACGATATCCGTCGCGATCGACCCGACCTCGGGTCCGCAGGACATCGCGACCCCCGGCCACGTCTTTCCGCTGCGCGCCCGCGACGGCGGCGTGCTGGTGCGCGCCGGCCATACCGAGGCGGCGGTGGACATCGCGCGACTTGCCGGACTGAACCCCTCGGGCGTGATCTGCGAGATCATGAAGGATGACGGGACCATGGCCCGTCTGCCCGACCTGATCGCATTCGCCCAGACCCACGGGCTGAAGATCGGGACGATCTCAGACCTGATCGCCTATCGCCGGCGCCATGACAACCTGGTGCGGGAAACCGCCGTGCGGCATGTGACGTCGGAATATGGCGGCGAGTGGATGCTGCGCATCTTCACCGACGAGACCGGCGGCGCCGAGCATGTGGTGCTGACCAAGGGCGATCTCTCGACCCCCGAACCGGTTCTGGTCCGGATGCACGCCGCAAACCCGCTGGAGGACAGTCTCGGGCTGAAGCCGAACCGCTCGCACCAGTTGCAGGACGCGATGGTGACCATCGCCGAGGCGGGACGCGGCGTGGTGGTCCTGCTGCGCGACATGTCCATGAAACTTGCCTTCGACGGCGAAGCGTCGCCCCAGACGTTGCGGCAATACGGGCTGGGCGCCCAGATCCTGGGCGCGCTGGGCGTGCATGAAATGGTGCTGCTGACCAACTCGCCCAAGCCGAACGTCGTCGGCCTGGAAGGCTATGGCCTGTCCATTGCGGGCACCCGGCCGATCGAAAGGAAATCCTGA
- a CDS encoding stage II sporulation protein M has product MSVAGNLIRSARFRAEREPDWRALEIVLAKAERHGVGALSFEEAHALGTLYRKAMASLSTAREISLDRALLAYLEALCARAYLAVYAPQQRLGGLLGRLLGTGIPGAARRLWPLILAAYAILILGAVVGYMLFLADPLWYQTVMPADLAGGRGLNASREDLLAVIYSGEGSASDQLMAFASTLFSRNTQIAILVFSLGVLACIPAAALTFFNGMVLGVFLALHADRGILGDVLAWLAIHGITELSAIAIACAGGLHLGQAVLFPGEIRRRDALRRNARDAVKLAILAGMMLVAAAILEGFGRQLVQSPGARIAIGIAAGLFWLAWLALSGRRTR; this is encoded by the coding sequence ATGAGCGTCGCCGGCAACCTGATCCGTTCCGCCCGCTTCCGCGCCGAGCGCGAGCCGGACTGGCGCGCGCTGGAGATCGTGCTGGCCAAGGCCGAGCGCCATGGCGTCGGCGCCCTGAGCTTCGAGGAGGCCCATGCGCTGGGAACCCTCTACCGCAAGGCGATGGCGTCGCTGTCCACGGCGCGGGAAATCTCGCTAGACCGCGCGCTGCTCGCCTATCTCGAGGCGCTGTGCGCACGCGCCTACCTGGCGGTCTATGCCCCGCAACAAAGGCTGGGCGGCCTGCTCGGCCGGTTGCTGGGCACCGGCATCCCCGGGGCCGCGCGGCGGCTGTGGCCGCTGATCCTGGCCGCCTATGCCATCCTGATCCTTGGCGCGGTCGTGGGCTACATGCTCTTCCTGGCGGATCCGCTGTGGTACCAGACGGTGATGCCGGCGGACCTGGCGGGCGGGCGCGGGCTGAACGCCAGCCGCGAGGATCTGCTGGCCGTTATCTACAGCGGCGAGGGATCCGCGTCGGATCAGTTGATGGCCTTCGCCTCGACCCTGTTCTCGCGCAATACGCAGATCGCGATCCTCGTGTTCTCGCTGGGGGTCCTGGCCTGTATCCCGGCCGCGGCGCTGACCTTCTTCAACGGGATGGTGCTGGGCGTGTTCCTGGCGCTGCATGCCGATCGGGGCATCCTTGGCGACGTGCTGGCCTGGCTCGCGATCCACGGCATCACCGAGCTGTCGGCCATAGCCATCGCCTGCGCGGGGGGACTCCATCTGGGACAGGCCGTGCTTTTCCCCGGCGAGATCCGGCGCCGCGACGCGCTCAGGCGGAACGCCCGTGATGCGGTGAAGCTGGCCATCCTTGCGGGGATGATGCTGGTCGCGGCCGCGATCCTCGAGGGTTTCGGCCGCCAGCTCGTGCAGTCGCCCGGCGCACGCATCGCCATAGGCATCGCTGCCGGACTGTTCTGGCTGGCCTGGCTTGCACTTTCGGGGCGGAGGACGCGATGA
- a CDS encoding DUF4129 domain-containing protein, translating into MLLWLAWPGAVPSATPDATSRITPYSLERNADYDRRTRFSRLQTELVYVQSRTGEIPVDLETLRPAAQERGAGLSALVPGASRAVLVGLALVALVLLVLRRERLLALLRVNPASARTSRHAASAVAQTDGNGLDPALIARLRGMADRRAALVELLEAALAAAATANGVRFGPSETARDFLRRLPRDWPHLQDLRWIVMTEELVQFGGRPLREARFLDCLERAAPILRLRGTAT; encoded by the coding sequence ATGCTCCTCTGGCTGGCGTGGCCCGGCGCGGTGCCGTCAGCCACGCCCGATGCAACGTCGCGCATCACGCCCTACAGCCTTGAGCGGAATGCCGATTACGATCGGCGCACGCGCTTTTCCCGGCTCCAGACGGAACTCGTCTATGTCCAGAGCCGCACCGGAGAGATCCCCGTCGACCTGGAAACGCTCCGGCCTGCTGCACAGGAGCGAGGCGCGGGCCTGTCGGCGCTGGTTCCGGGGGCATCCCGCGCGGTGCTTGTCGGGCTGGCGCTGGTGGCGCTTGTCCTGCTGGTGCTCAGGCGCGAGCGATTGCTGGCGCTTCTGCGCGTCAACCCGGCAAGCGCGCGGACATCGAGACACGCGGCCAGCGCGGTGGCGCAGACGGACGGCAACGGGCTCGACCCCGCGCTGATCGCGCGGCTGCGGGGCATGGCCGATCGCCGCGCCGCGCTTGTCGAGCTGCTCGAGGCGGCCCTTGCCGCCGCCGCCACGGCGAACGGCGTGCGGTTCGGCCCGTCCGAGACAGCGCGCGACTTCCTGCGGCGCCTGCCGCGCGACTGGCCCCATCTGCAGGATCTGCGCTGGATCGTGATGACCGAGGAGCTGGTGCAGTTCGGCGGCAGGCCGCTGCGCGAGGCGCGGTTCCTGGACTGCCTGGAACGCGCCGCCCCGATCCTTCGCCTGCGGGGGACCGCGACATGA
- a CDS encoding RDD family protein produces MSPPAPRKEEPPRIIEIVPPEGVPIRFDVAGLGARFVAQLADILLSLAAVIAVMALLFLSELIPMTGLVTVGALLFFAIRAPYYILAEILMNGQTFGKRLSGLRVIAVDGRSLSPHAVTVRNLMKEMEVFVPGTLLLTSASLSWPAALLLMAWISVLLAVPLLNPMRQRLGDILAGTYVVTLPVPILLPDLADAPQDQGRFNFLPHHLDHYGRYELQTLESLLQANRDAMGRGAAARHDDNLRRVAATIARRIGYTGRLDPDAAEAFLRVFYRTQRAYLENRKLFGDAREDKFHRSQGGKSGPRGG; encoded by the coding sequence ATGAGCCCCCCCGCCCCCCGCAAGGAAGAGCCACCCCGCATCATCGAGATCGTGCCGCCCGAAGGCGTGCCGATCCGTTTCGACGTGGCCGGGCTGGGCGCGCGTTTCGTGGCGCAGCTTGCCGATATCCTTCTGTCGCTGGCGGCCGTGATCGCGGTGATGGCCCTGCTCTTTCTGTCGGAACTGATCCCGATGACGGGGCTGGTGACCGTCGGCGCGCTTCTGTTCTTCGCGATCCGCGCGCCATACTACATCCTGGCCGAGATCCTGATGAACGGGCAGACCTTCGGCAAGCGCCTGTCGGGCCTGCGCGTGATCGCGGTGGACGGGCGCAGCCTGTCGCCGCACGCGGTGACCGTCCGGAACCTGATGAAGGAAATGGAGGTGTTCGTCCCCGGTACCCTGCTGCTGACCAGCGCCTCGCTGTCCTGGCCGGCGGCGCTGCTTCTCATGGCCTGGATATCGGTTCTGCTGGCGGTTCCGCTGCTGAACCCGATGCGGCAACGCCTGGGAGACATACTGGCCGGCACCTATGTAGTGACGCTGCCGGTTCCGATCCTGTTGCCGGACCTGGCCGACGCCCCGCAGGACCAGGGGCGGTTCAATTTCCTGCCGCACCATCTCGACCATTACGGGCGCTACGAGTTGCAGACGCTCGAGTCATTGCTCCAGGCGAACCGCGATGCCATGGGCCGCGGCGCCGCAGCGCGCCATGACGACAACCTGCGCCGCGTCGCCGCGACCATCGCCCGGCGCATCGGCTATACCGGCCGGCTGGATCCGGATGCGGCAGAGGCGTTCCTGCGCGTCTTCTACAGGACGCAACGCGCCTACCTGGAGAACCGCAAGCTGTTCGGGGACGCCCGCGAGGACAAGTTCCATCGCAGCCAGGGCGGAAAGTCCGGTCCGCGCGGCGGATGA
- a CDS encoding DUF58 domain-containing protein, with protein sequence MRPARRLLWLSAAVLALILIVVAAAPIPTGAAVAVLAAVVALCLADLAMAARASSVRLETGPPAEVFTGETATLPLLLVARGGAGLPRILDARAELDPALGGLVPLSVTAEGRRTARGTLRIPARRRGTYPLHALWLRWQSPLGLWEMTPRLPLGAELRVIPNIRPVTSGRIDTLVRSDLYGVKDTALRGEGSEFHQLREFTTGMDSRTIDWKRSARHRSLVAKEMRAERNHQIVLALDNGYLMRAEVDGLPRIDHAINAALGIAWAAALGGDLVGLYSFDAEPRAYMPPQPGRSAFPILRAQTARLGYSSVESNHTLALAHLGGLLSRRSLIVIFSDFADTTTAELLVENLAVLHRMHVIVFVSFRDPGLERRQDGRARAPQDVAEAVVAAEMARERQLVLDRLARIGVICIETAPAELTPRLLATYLDIKARELI encoded by the coding sequence ATGCGCCCCGCCCGCCGCCTGCTGTGGCTGTCCGCAGCGGTGCTGGCGCTGATCCTGATCGTCGTGGCCGCGGCGCCGATCCCGACCGGGGCGGCCGTGGCGGTGCTTGCGGCAGTTGTGGCACTCTGCCTGGCCGATCTGGCGATGGCGGCACGGGCCTCGTCCGTTCGGCTGGAGACGGGTCCGCCGGCCGAGGTGTTCACCGGCGAGACGGCGACGCTGCCGCTGCTTCTTGTTGCTCGGGGGGGGGCCGGGCTGCCCCGGATCCTGGACGCGCGGGCCGAACTCGATCCGGCGCTTGGCGGGCTGGTCCCGCTGTCCGTCACGGCAGAAGGCCGCCGCACCGCACGCGGAACGCTGCGCATCCCGGCACGACGACGGGGCACCTATCCGCTTCATGCGCTCTGGCTTCGCTGGCAAAGCCCGCTGGGGCTTTGGGAAATGACGCCCCGACTCCCGCTGGGGGCGGAACTGCGGGTGATCCCGAACATCCGGCCGGTGACATCGGGGCGGATCGACACGCTGGTGCGGTCCGATCTCTACGGCGTCAAGGACACCGCCCTGCGCGGCGAAGGGTCCGAGTTCCACCAGTTGCGCGAGTTCACCACCGGGATGGACAGTCGCACGATCGACTGGAAACGCTCGGCCCGGCACCGCAGCCTTGTCGCCAAGGAGATGCGGGCCGAGCGCAACCACCAGATCGTGCTCGCACTCGACAATGGCTACCTGATGCGGGCCGAGGTGGACGGCCTGCCCCGGATCGACCATGCGATCAACGCGGCCCTGGGCATTGCCTGGGCGGCCGCGCTGGGGGGCGATCTGGTCGGGCTTTACAGCTTCGATGCAGAGCCTCGCGCCTACATGCCGCCCCAACCTGGGCGCAGCGCCTTTCCGATCCTGCGTGCCCAGACCGCGCGGCTTGGCTACAGCAGCGTGGAAAGCAACCATACGCTGGCGCTGGCGCATCTGGGCGGACTGCTGAGCCGCCGGTCGCTGATCGTCATCTTCTCGGATTTCGCCGACACGACCACCGCCGAACTGCTGGTCGAGAACCTTGCGGTGCTGCACCGGATGCATGTGATCGTCTTCGTCTCGTTCCGCGATCCGGGCCTCGAGCGGCGGCAGGACGGGCGCGCCCGCGCGCCGCAGGACGTGGCGGAAGCCGTGGTCGCGGCCGAAATGGCGCGCGAGCGGCAGCTCGTGCTGGACCGGCTGGCCCGGATCGGGGTGATCTGCATCGAGACGGCACCGGCCGAACTGACGCCGCGGCTGCTGGCCACCTATCTCGATATCAAGGCGCGGGAGCTGATATGA
- a CDS encoding riboflavin synthase: MFTGIITDIGQIAATERRGDLRARLLTAYDAGQIDLGASIACDGVCLTVVDRGTDGGSGWFDVDISAETLSKTTLGAWTTGQRVNLERALKVGDELGGHIVSGHVDGVAKVVDLSEDGDSTRVTFEAPAHLARYIAPKGSVALNGTSLTVNDVDGARFTINFIPHTKTHTTWGKVAVGDAINLEIDTLARYVARLEDMRLAAGEKA, translated from the coding sequence ATGTTCACCGGCATAATCACCGACATCGGCCAAATTGCGGCCACGGAAAGACGCGGCGACCTTCGGGCACGGCTGCTAACCGCCTATGACGCCGGGCAGATCGATCTTGGCGCCTCGATCGCGTGCGACGGCGTCTGCCTGACGGTGGTGGATCGCGGCACCGACGGCGGGTCCGGCTGGTTCGACGTGGACATCTCGGCCGAGACGCTGTCCAAGACGACGCTGGGTGCATGGACCACGGGGCAGCGAGTCAACCTGGAACGGGCGCTCAAGGTCGGGGACGAACTGGGCGGCCATATCGTGTCGGGCCATGTGGATGGCGTGGCAAAGGTGGTGGACCTGAGCGAGGACGGCGACAGCACCCGCGTCACCTTCGAGGCGCCGGCGCATCTGGCGCGCTATATCGCGCCGAAGGGCTCTGTCGCACTGAACGGCACCTCTCTGACGGTGAACGATGTGGACGGCGCCCGCTTCACCATCAACTTCATCCCCCACACCAAGACCCACACCACCTGGGGCAAGGTCGCGGTGGGAGATGCGATCAACCTGGAGATCGACACGCTGGCACGCTATGTCGCGCGGCTCGAGGACATGCGCCTCGCAGCGGGAGAGAAGGCATGA
- a CDS encoding capsule biosynthesis protein, with protein MSARFFLFLQGPHGPFFSDLALRLREAGATVHRIGFNAGDEKSWAHRDAYTAFRQDKSEWEGFIYAFLAANPVTDLVLYADTRDIHAVARRLARERGIAIHCFEEGYLRPYWITYERDGVNGNSPLMHMSVQEMRDRLGGVTRDVPEAPAQWGALWHHIFNGARYHANMLIGSRRYRRFRPHRTIPVRRELMLYLRRLALFPFHVRERKRETRKLQESGANYHLVLLQLAHDASFRDHSDFKSIGEFIDLCIEGFATGAPRHHRLVFKTHPLEDGREPIPQLIRAAARRHGIPDRVQMIRGGRLGEMLDHATSAVTVNSTAGQQVLWRGLPLKAFGRSVYSKPEFVSQQPIAEFFADPQRPDRDAYMVYRQFLLETSQFPGGFYTAEGRAEALRQIVDVLLQNRDPYAEVGRPAAAPKPQLTAKIG; from the coding sequence TTGAGCGCGCGATTCTTCCTGTTTCTCCAGGGCCCTCATGGGCCGTTCTTCAGCGATCTCGCCCTTCGCCTGCGGGAAGCGGGGGCGACGGTGCACAGGATCGGCTTCAATGCCGGCGACGAGAAGAGCTGGGCCCACCGCGATGCCTATACCGCGTTTCGGCAGGACAAGTCCGAATGGGAGGGGTTCATCTACGCCTTTCTCGCCGCGAACCCGGTCACCGATCTGGTGCTCTACGCGGATACGCGCGATATCCATGCGGTGGCCCGCAGGCTTGCGCGCGAACGCGGCATCGCGATCCACTGCTTCGAGGAAGGGTATCTTCGGCCCTACTGGATCACCTATGAACGCGACGGCGTGAACGGCAATTCGCCCCTCATGCACATGTCCGTGCAGGAAATGCGCGACCGGCTGGGCGGTGTCACCCGCGACGTGCCCGAGGCGCCGGCGCAATGGGGCGCGCTCTGGCATCACATCTTCAACGGGGCGCGCTACCACGCCAACATGCTGATCGGCAGCCGGCGCTACCGGCGTTTCCGCCCGCACCGGACCATCCCCGTGCGGCGCGAACTGATGCTCTACCTGCGGCGGCTGGCGCTGTTCCCGTTCCATGTCCGGGAGCGGAAGCGCGAGACGCGCAAGCTGCAGGAGAGCGGCGCGAACTACCATCTGGTGCTTCTGCAACTGGCCCATGACGCGTCCTTCCGCGATCACAGCGACTTCAAATCCATCGGCGAGTTCATCGACCTCTGCATCGAGGGTTTCGCCACCGGCGCGCCGCGGCATCACAGGCTGGTGTTCAAGACCCATCCGCTCGAGGATGGCCGCGAGCCGATCCCGCAGCTGATCCGGGCGGCCGCACGCCGGCACGGGATTCCCGACCGGGTCCAGATGATCCGCGGCGGACGGCTTGGGGAAATGCTCGACCATGCCACCAGCGCGGTGACGGTCAATTCCACCGCCGGGCAGCAGGTGCTCTGGCGGGGCCTGCCGCTCAAGGCCTTCGGGCGGTCGGTCTACTCCAAGCCCGAATTCGTCTCGCAGCAGCCCATCGCCGAATTCTTCGCGGACCCGCAGCGGCCGGACCGCGACGCCTACATGGTCTATCGCCAGTTCCTGCTGGAAACCTCGCAGTTCCCCGGCGGCTTCTACACCGCGGAAGGCCGAGCCGAGGCGTTGCGCCAGATCGTCGACGTGCTGTTGCAGAACCGCGATCCCTATGCCGAGGTGGGTCGTCCCGCCGCGGCACCGAAGCCACAGTTGACCGCCAAGATCGGATAG
- a CDS encoding 6,7-dimethyl-8-ribityllumazine synthase gives MATAVTHYSLPAPVFDTPTRVLIVVSPYYREIAAELLAGAKAACEAARAMYDVVEVPGALEIPQAVALAAAEGEYDGFVALGCVIRGETTHYDTVCNDSSRGLMELGLEGLCIGNGILTVENVEQAVVRAEAAGQNKGGGAAEAALHLIALGRRFAAQAAAGAE, from the coding sequence ATGGCCACGGCCGTGACCCATTACAGCCTGCCCGCGCCGGTGTTCGACACACCGACGCGCGTGCTGATCGTCGTATCCCCCTATTACCGCGAGATCGCGGCCGAGCTTCTGGCCGGCGCCAAGGCCGCCTGCGAGGCGGCGCGCGCGATGTATGACGTGGTCGAGGTGCCCGGAGCACTCGAAATCCCGCAGGCCGTGGCGCTGGCGGCGGCCGAAGGCGAGTATGACGGCTTCGTCGCCCTCGGCTGCGTGATCCGCGGCGAGACAACGCATTACGACACCGTCTGCAACGACAGCTCGCGAGGGTTGATGGAACTGGGGCTCGAGGGGCTTTGCATAGGCAATGGCATCCTGACGGTGGAGAACGTCGAACAGGCCGTCGTCCGGGCCGAGGCGGCTGGCCAGAACAAGGGCGGCGGCGCGGCCGAGGCGGCGCTGCACCTGATCGCCCTGGGCCGCCGCTTCGCGGCGCAGGCCGCAGCCGGAGCAGAGTGA